The following proteins come from a genomic window of Miscanthus floridulus cultivar M001 chromosome 2, ASM1932011v1, whole genome shotgun sequence:
- the LOC136537725 gene encoding protein phosphatase 2C 35-like, whose translation MGNSFACFCCAGGAAGRRRHVAPAALPSDPAYDEGLGHSFCYVRPDKVLVPFSAVDDLVADAKAAAAAEEVTTFRAISGAALSANVSTPLSTSVLLLLPDDSTASSAAPASCGFESSESFAAVPLQPVPRVPSGPICAPAGGGFLSGPIERGFLSGPLDAALMSGPLPGAATSGRMGGAVPALRRSLSHGGRRLRNFTRALLARAEKFQDSLDLGSPDAATAAAACGAGSAGLQWAQGKAGEDRVHIVVSEERGWVFVGIYDGFNGPDATDFLVSHLYAAVHRELRGLLWDQCEQEEQHDTHPDQPTSTTASDHQDQPANRRRARRSRPPRGAGDDPRRWKCEWERDCSSLKPPTQRPARSSSENDHLAVLKALARALRKTEEAYLDVADKMVGEFPELALMGSCVLAMLMKGEDMYLMNVGDSRAVLGTMDSVDLEQISEGSFDGLIGDGTPLLSAVQLTSEHSTSVREEVCRIRNEHPDDRTAISKDRVKGSLKVTRAFGAGFLKQPKWNDALLEMFRIDYVGPSPYITCNPSLFHHRISTRDRFLILSSDGLYQYFTNEEAVAQVEMFIATTPEGDPAQHLVEEVLFRAANKAGMDFHELIEIPHGDRRRYHDDVSVIVISLEGRIWRSCV comes from the exons ATGGGAAACTCCTTCGCCTGCTTCTGCTGcgcgggcggcgccgccggccgccgccgccacgtggCGCCCGCCGCGCTCCCCTCCGACCCCGCCTACGACGAGGGCCTCGGACACTCCTTCTGCTACGTCCGGCCGGACAAGGTGCTCGTGCCGTTCTCCGCGGTCGACGACCTGGTCGCCGACGCCAAGGCGGCCGCCGCGGCCGAGGAGGTCACCACGTTCCGGGCCATCTCCGGGGCCGCGCTCAGCGCCAACGTCTCCACGCCGCTCTCCACCTCCGTCCTCCTCCTGCTGCCGGACGACTCCACGGCCTCGTCGGCCGCGCCCGCCTCCTGCGGGTTCGAGAGCTCCGAGTCGTTCGCCGCCGTGCCGCTGCAGCCGGTCCCGAGGGTCCCGTCGGGCCCCATCTGCGCGCCCGCCGGGGGCGGGTTCCTCTCCGGGCCCATAGAGAGGGGGTTCCTCTCGGGCCCCCTCGACGCCGCGCTCATGTCCGGCCCGCTCCCTGGCGCCGCCACATCCGGCCGCATGGGAGGCGCCGTGCCCGCGCTCCGCCGGAGTCTCTCACACGGCGGCCGCCGCTTGCGGAATTTTACCCGCGCGCTTCTCGCGCGGGCGGAAAAGTTCCAGGATTCCTTGGATCTCGGCTCGCCTGACGCCGCGACCGCGGCGGCCGCCTGTGGCGCCGGCTCCGCCGGGCTGCAGTGGGCGCAGGGGAAGGCCGGCGAGGACCGCGTCCACATCGTGGTGTCCGAGGAGCGGGGCTGGGTGTTCGTCGGCATCTACGACGGCTTCAACGGTCCCGACGCCACGGACTTCCTCGTCTCCCATCTCTACGCCGCCGTGCACCGCGAGCTCCGCGGCCTGCTCTGGGATCAGTGCGAGCAGGAGGAGCAGCACGACACACATCCCGACCAGCCGACCAGCACCACGGCCTCAGATCACCAGGACCAGCCCGccaaccgccgccgcgcccgccgatcAAGACCCCCGCGCGGCGCCGGTGATGACCCACGGCGGTGGAAGTGCGAGTGGGAGCGCGACTGCTCCAGCCTGAAGCCGCCAACTCAGCGCCCTGCTAGGAGCAGCAGCGAGAACGACCACCTCGCCGTGCTTAAGGCGCTTGCACGCGCGCTTCGCAAGACCGAAGAGGCCTACCTGGACGTCGCCGATAAGATGGTCGGCGAGTTTCCGGagcttgcgcttatgggctcttGCGTTCTAGCCATGCTTATGAAAGGGGAGGACATGTACCTCATGAATGTAGGTGACAGCCGGGCTGTCCTGGGAACAATGGACAGCGTTGATCTCGAGCAGATCAGTGAGGGTTCATTCGATGGATTAATTGGGGATGGCACTCCGCTCTTGTCAGCTGTGCAGCTTACATCAGAACATAGCACGTCAGTGCGAGAG GAAGTCTGCAGAATACGGAACGAGCATCCTGATGACCGGACCGCGATCTCCAAGGACCGTGTGAAGGGCTCGCTTAAGGTGACGAGAGCGTTTGGAGCTGGTTTCTTGAAACAG CCCAAATGGAATGATGCGCTGCTGGAGATGTTCAGAATAGATTACGTCGGGCCATCCCCATACATCACGTGCAATCCTTCGCTCTTTCACCATAGGATCAGCACAAGGGACAGATTCTTGATACTATCTTCAGACGGGCTTTACCAATATTTCACCAACGAGGAGGCGGTTGCTCAGGTTGAAATGTTCATTGCAACAACCCCTGAAGGTGACCCTGCCCAGCATCTAGTGGAGGAAGTTCTTTTCAGAGCTGCAAACAAAGCAG GAATGGACTTTCATGAATTGATCGAGATACCACATGGCGACCGGCGGCGATACCACGACGACGTATCTGTCATTGTAATATCTTTGGAGGGCAGGATCTGGAGGTCATGTGTGTAA